One Prunus dulcis chromosome 8, ALMONDv2, whole genome shotgun sequence DNA window includes the following coding sequences:
- the LOC117638170 gene encoding diphthamide biosynthesis protein 3-like, whose amino-acid sequence MSYDDVEIEDMEWNNELQAYTYPCPCGDLFQITKEDLKLGEEIARCPSCSLYITVVYNVEDFLDKKSNKPIEPSKQQPITVA is encoded by the coding sequence ATGTCGTACGACGATGTGGAGATCGAAGATATGGAGTGGAACAATGAGCTCCAGGCGTACACATACCCCTGTCCATGCGGGGACTTGTTTCAGATCACCAAGGAGGACCTGAAGTTGGGCGAAGAGATCGCTCGGTGCCCTAGTTGCTCCCTCTACATCACCGTCGTTTACAACGTCGAAGATTTCTTAGATAAGAAAAGTAACAAACCCATCGAGCCCTCCAAGCAGCAACCCATTACTGTCGCTTAA
- the LOC117638166 gene encoding transmembrane protein 45B — protein MGTFVGHIVPGFALTLLGLWHTINTIRSYFLRGPSNFRVRFWHPLNSPLSKLKHLELIFILSFSVLAIFMQVLDFPFLQLSFKLHNLEHATMFLHLVVFAGFTLCAELIHPFQTLSGVVGMLVASVFCQELFLLHFHSADHVGLEGHYHWLLQLIVFVSVMAALAATCCQTSLPAALVLSISVVFQGCWFMNMGFLLWVPWFVPKGCVVHYVEGTNDTMLGAVTCQSSEADFRARALANLQFSWILSGILIFTGCACLKFAVKCIPRDLPIEYEQLHSRGADVPIVINDFKEAHP, from the coding sequence ATGGGCACGTTTGTTGGACACATAGTTCCCGGGTTTGCACTCACCCTCCTTGGTTTATGGCACACCATCAACACTATCAGATCTTATTTTCTCAGGGGCCCTAGTAACTTTAGGGTAAGGTTTTGGCACCCATTGAATTCCCCTCTTTCCAAACTCAAACACTTGGAGCTCATTTTCATCTTATCTTTCTCTGTATTGGCAattttcatgcaagttttagaCTTCCCTTTTCTTCAACTCTCTTTCAAGCTCCACAACTTGGAGCATGCAACTATGTTCCTCCACCTAGTCGTATTTGCAGGATTTACGCTTTGTGCTGAGTTGATTCATCCGTTTCAGACCCTATCTGGGGTTGTTGGAATGCTAGTAGCATCTGTTTTCTGTCAAGAGCTTTTCCTACTTCATTTCCACTCTGCTGACCATGTTGGTCTTGAAGGGCATTACCATTGGCTGCTGCAGCTCATAGTGTTTGTTTCTGTCATGGCAGCTTTGGCAGCAACTTGTTGCCAAACCAGTCTTCCTGCAGCActtgttctttcaatttcagtgGTATTTCAAGGTTGCTGGTTTATGAACATGGGGTTTTTGCTCTGGGTTCCTTGGTTTGTTCCAAAGGGTTGTGTTGTCCATTATGTAGAGGGCACCAATGATACCATGCTTGGAGCCGTAACCTGTCAGTCAAGTGAGGCTGATTTTAGGGCAAGAGCATTGGCCAACTTGCAATTTAGTTGGATACTTTCTGGAATTTTGATATTCACAGGTTGTGCATGCCTGAAATTTGCTGTCAAATGCATTCCAAGGGACCTGCCAATAGAGTATGAGCAACTCCATAGCAGAGGAGCAGATGTCCCTATAGTCATAAATGATTTCAAGGAAGCTCATCCATAG
- the LOC117638168 gene encoding uncharacterized protein LOC117638168 — MATASATVSPAMFTTTTVAKPRRAANNVNYITGLNSFSGLKAHSSVASLGLPQGTEQSFAKIVSSLRAPSQGKGRGGGGALSSTCNAVGEIFKIAAIMNGLTLVGVAVGFVLLRIEASVEEAAEAE, encoded by the coding sequence ATGGCAACAGCCTCAGCTACTGTGTCTCCAGCAATGTTCACCACAACCACAGTGGCCAAGCCAAGGAGGGCAGCAAACAATGTGAATTACATAACAGGGCTCAATTCATTTTCTGGGCTGAAAGCTCACAGCAGTGTGGCCTCTCTTGGCCTTCCACAGGGCACTGAGCAGTCCTTTGCAAAGATCGTGAGCTCCTTGAGAGCCCCTTCACAGGGCAAAGGCAGAGGTGGAGGAGGGGCACTCTCCTCTACCTGCAATGCTGTTGGGGAGATTTTCAAGATTGCAGCAATCATGAATGGGCTTACACTTGTTGGAGTTGCAGTAGGGTTTGTTCTTCTTCGAATCGAAGCGTCCGTGGAGGAGGCAGCTGAGGCTGAGTAA
- the LOC117638163 gene encoding B3 domain-containing transcription factor VRN1-like isoform X1, with translation MKNMIRPCFHKLILSSTLQAKQLMIPENFVKKFRDDLSTVATLSVPDRNVWRVGIKKADNKFWFHDGWQEFIERYSIRVGYFLTFRYEGHSSFTVHIFNLTTAEINYQPNALSGTGGSVYRHQVFEEMEDDDSVEILGSSPKSIVTDSLRDKLFGDCANQLIPGKDYNPPALQNLFNGSKPKNCTNWPDTGNPHPSKGSGLQAGNQSSREIGVQFNVTELKKTVDEVKLRSSGEDIRSMKKTMRKKRKLDPTAQDSSSQHEKEVEIRFRFYESASARKRTVTAEERERAINAAKTFEPVNPFCRVVLRPSYLYRGCIMYLPSCFAEKNLNGVSGFIKLQSSDGRQWAVRCLYRGGRAKLSQGWYEFTLENNLGEGDVCVFELLKMKEVVLKVTVFCVVEAAGFVNQPPQQNASQAKMIRN, from the exons atgaaaaacatgaTACGCCCCTGTTTTCACAAGCTGATTCTTTCCTCTACTCTCCAAGCCAAACAGCTG ATGATCCCAGAAAATTTTGTCAAGAAATTCAGAGACGATCTATCCACCGTTGCTACGTTGAGTGTTCCAGATCGTAATGTTTGGCGTGTAGGAATAAAGAAGGCTGACAACAAGTTTTGGTTTCATGATGGCTGGCAGGAATTCATTGAACGTTATTCAATCCGTGTCGGATACTTTTTAACCTTCCGATATGAAGGACATTCGTCTTTCACTGttcatatatttaatttgacCACTGCTGAGATTAACTATCAACCTAATGCTCTCAGTGGTACTGGAGGGTCTGTTTACAGACATCAAGTATTTGAAGAAATGGAAGACGATGACTCTGTCGAAATCTTGGGTTCCTCCCCTAAATCCATTGTTACTGATTCATTGAGAGACAAGCTCTTTGGCGACTGTGCAAATCAACTGATCCCTGGAAAAGATTATAATCCTCCAGCTCTGCAGAATTTGTTTAATGGCTCCAAACCTAAGAATTGCACGAATTGGCCTGATACAGGGAACCCGCATCCATCAAAGGGTTCTGGTCTACAAGCAGGTAACCAATCTAGTCGAGAGATAGGtgttcaatttaatgtaacagAGCTTAAAAAGACTGTGGATGAAGTTAAATTGCGTAGTTCAGGTGAAGATATACGAAGCATGAAGAAGACTATGAGAAAAAAACGAAAACTTGATCCTA CTGCGCAGGATTCTTCTTCTCAACAtgaaaaagaagttgaaatCCGCTTTAGATTTTATGAAAGTGCATCTGCAAGGAAGAGAACTGTGACAGctgaagaaagagaaagggcTATTAATGCAGCCAAAACGTTTGAGCCAGTTAATCCTTTTTGCAGGGTTGTCCTTCGACCATCCTATCTATATAGGGGTTGCATAATG TATTTGCCATCCTGCTTTGccgaaaagaatttaaatggAGTTTCGGGATTCATCAAACTTCAATCCTCTGATGGTAGACAGTGGGCGGTTCGATGCCTTTACAGAGGAGGTAGAGCAAAATTAAGCCAGGGTTGGTATGAGTTTACGCTGGAGAACAATTTGGGAGAGGGAGATGTTTGTGTCTTTGAGTTGCTCAAGATGAAGGAGGTTGTGCTGAAAGTTACTGTATTTTGTGTCGTCGAAGCTGCAGGATTTGTGAACCAACCTCCACAGCAAAATGCCAGCCAAGCTAAAATGATTAGAAATTAG
- the LOC117638163 gene encoding B3 domain-containing transcription factor VRN1-like isoform X2: MKNMIRPCFHKLILSSTLQAKQLMIPENFVKKFRDDLSTVATLSVPDRNVWRVGIKKADNKFWFHDGWQEFIERYSIRVGYFLTFRYEGHSSFTVHIFNLTTAEINYQPNALSGTGGSVYRHQVFEEMEDDDSVEILGSSPKSIVTDSLRDKLFGDCANQLIPGKDYNPPALQNLFNGSKPKNCTNWPDTGNPHPSKGSGLQAGEDIRSMKKTMRKKRKLDPTAQDSSSQHEKEVEIRFRFYESASARKRTVTAEERERAINAAKTFEPVNPFCRVVLRPSYLYRGCIMYLPSCFAEKNLNGVSGFIKLQSSDGRQWAVRCLYRGGRAKLSQGWYEFTLENNLGEGDVCVFELLKMKEVVLKVTVFCVVEAAGFVNQPPQQNASQAKMIRN, translated from the exons atgaaaaacatgaTACGCCCCTGTTTTCACAAGCTGATTCTTTCCTCTACTCTCCAAGCCAAACAGCTG ATGATCCCAGAAAATTTTGTCAAGAAATTCAGAGACGATCTATCCACCGTTGCTACGTTGAGTGTTCCAGATCGTAATGTTTGGCGTGTAGGAATAAAGAAGGCTGACAACAAGTTTTGGTTTCATGATGGCTGGCAGGAATTCATTGAACGTTATTCAATCCGTGTCGGATACTTTTTAACCTTCCGATATGAAGGACATTCGTCTTTCACTGttcatatatttaatttgacCACTGCTGAGATTAACTATCAACCTAATGCTCTCAGTGGTACTGGAGGGTCTGTTTACAGACATCAAGTATTTGAAGAAATGGAAGACGATGACTCTGTCGAAATCTTGGGTTCCTCCCCTAAATCCATTGTTACTGATTCATTGAGAGACAAGCTCTTTGGCGACTGTGCAAATCAACTGATCCCTGGAAAAGATTATAATCCTCCAGCTCTGCAGAATTTGTTTAATGGCTCCAAACCTAAGAATTGCACGAATTGGCCTGATACAGGGAACCCGCATCCATCAAAGGGTTCTGGTCTACAAGCAG GTGAAGATATACGAAGCATGAAGAAGACTATGAGAAAAAAACGAAAACTTGATCCTA CTGCGCAGGATTCTTCTTCTCAACAtgaaaaagaagttgaaatCCGCTTTAGATTTTATGAAAGTGCATCTGCAAGGAAGAGAACTGTGACAGctgaagaaagagaaagggcTATTAATGCAGCCAAAACGTTTGAGCCAGTTAATCCTTTTTGCAGGGTTGTCCTTCGACCATCCTATCTATATAGGGGTTGCATAATG TATTTGCCATCCTGCTTTGccgaaaagaatttaaatggAGTTTCGGGATTCATCAAACTTCAATCCTCTGATGGTAGACAGTGGGCGGTTCGATGCCTTTACAGAGGAGGTAGAGCAAAATTAAGCCAGGGTTGGTATGAGTTTACGCTGGAGAACAATTTGGGAGAGGGAGATGTTTGTGTCTTTGAGTTGCTCAAGATGAAGGAGGTTGTGCTGAAAGTTACTGTATTTTGTGTCGTCGAAGCTGCAGGATTTGTGAACCAACCTCCACAGCAAAATGCCAGCCAAGCTAAAATGATTAGAAATTAG
- the LOC117638165 gene encoding B3 domain-containing protein At2g16210-like isoform X1 encodes MVRKISKNEEKKHSFFKLLAGFNTDSVRIPQKFLKLILKDLSERAILKLKDSSDSSWTVTVNKRREGAVYFKNGWEEFIKDNSLGTDNEMLQIFYEGKMHFSIRIFAKNGIERTEELSSSEEEEEDSEDNTSEDLEADFTKIGSLHNSTFAKNTTKRPCGRPRKYPVSSSKSCPSKSCKVESGETAGEELSSSESIELNEIKEEEEDSEDSTSDDLEGVEPEAFKSNFPYYKGIIRRTKCQFIPTAFSREHFPQGKGFKAMLKNAEGEKWTVNCIPNSPQSHILSAGWYKFVSANQIRIGDTCIFELLSRHQMMVHILRKR; translated from the exons atggtgaGAAAAATATCCAAGAATGAAGAGAAGAAGCATTCATTTTTCAAGCTTCTCGCTGGTTTCAACACTGACTCTGTG CGTATCCCACAAAAGTTCTTGAAACTTATTTTGAAGGACTTGTCGGAGAGAGCGATATTGAAACTGAAGGATTCGTCAGATTCTTCATGGACTGTTACAGTGAATAAGAGAAGAGAAGGTGCTGTGTATTTCAAGAATGGCTGGGAGGAGTTTATAAAGGATAACTCCTTGGGCACTGACAATGAGATGCTACAAATTTTCTATGAGGGAAAGATGCATTTCAGCATAAGGATTTTTGCCAAGAATGGGATCGAGAGAACTGAAGAACTTTCAAGTTccgaggaagaggaggaagattCTGAAGACAACACATCTGAGGATTTGGAAGCTGATTTTACCAAGATTGGATCACTTCACAACTCCACCTTTGCTAAAAATACTACTAAAAGGCCTTGTGGTAGACCAAGAAAATACCCTGTGAGTTCTTCGAAGTCTTGTCCATCGAAGTCTTGCAAAGTTGAATCGG GTGAAACTGCAGGTGAAGAACTTTCAAGTTCTGAATCCATTGAGCTCAATGAGATcaaagaagaggaggaagattCTGAAGACAGCACATCTGACGATTTGGAAGGTGTTGAGCCTGAAGCTTTCAAATCTAACTTCCCTTATTATAAGGGCATCATCAGACGAACTAAATGTCAG TTCATCCCCACAGCCTTCTCTAGGGAGCATTTTCCTCAAGGCAAAGGTTTTAAGGCTATGCTGAAAAATGCAGAGGGGGAAAAATGGACCGTGAATTGTATCCCTAATTCCCCTCAGTCACACATCCTTTCTGCAGGGTGGTATAAATTTGTATCTGCTAACCAAATCCGTATCGGGGATACTTGCATATTTGAGCTTTTGAGCCGGCACCAGATGATGGTTCACATTTTGAGGAAGAGATAA
- the LOC117638165 gene encoding B3 domain-containing protein At2g16210-like isoform X2, producing the protein MVRKISKNEEKKHSFFKLLAGFNTDSVRIPQKFLKLILKDLSERAILKLKDSSDSSWTVTVNKRREGAVYFKNGWEEFIKDNSLGTDNEMLQIFYEGKMHFSIRIFAKNGIERTEELSSSEEEEEDSEDNTSEDLEADFTKIGSLHNSTFAKNTTKRPCGRPRKYPVSSSKSCPSKSCKVESGEELSSSESIELNEIKEEEEDSEDSTSDDLEGVEPEAFKSNFPYYKGIIRRTKCQFIPTAFSREHFPQGKGFKAMLKNAEGEKWTVNCIPNSPQSHILSAGWYKFVSANQIRIGDTCIFELLSRHQMMVHILRKR; encoded by the exons atggtgaGAAAAATATCCAAGAATGAAGAGAAGAAGCATTCATTTTTCAAGCTTCTCGCTGGTTTCAACACTGACTCTGTG CGTATCCCACAAAAGTTCTTGAAACTTATTTTGAAGGACTTGTCGGAGAGAGCGATATTGAAACTGAAGGATTCGTCAGATTCTTCATGGACTGTTACAGTGAATAAGAGAAGAGAAGGTGCTGTGTATTTCAAGAATGGCTGGGAGGAGTTTATAAAGGATAACTCCTTGGGCACTGACAATGAGATGCTACAAATTTTCTATGAGGGAAAGATGCATTTCAGCATAAGGATTTTTGCCAAGAATGGGATCGAGAGAACTGAAGAACTTTCAAGTTccgaggaagaggaggaagattCTGAAGACAACACATCTGAGGATTTGGAAGCTGATTTTACCAAGATTGGATCACTTCACAACTCCACCTTTGCTAAAAATACTACTAAAAGGCCTTGTGGTAGACCAAGAAAATACCCTGTGAGTTCTTCGAAGTCTTGTCCATCGAAGTCTTGCAAAGTTGAATCGG GTGAAGAACTTTCAAGTTCTGAATCCATTGAGCTCAATGAGATcaaagaagaggaggaagattCTGAAGACAGCACATCTGACGATTTGGAAGGTGTTGAGCCTGAAGCTTTCAAATCTAACTTCCCTTATTATAAGGGCATCATCAGACGAACTAAATGTCAG TTCATCCCCACAGCCTTCTCTAGGGAGCATTTTCCTCAAGGCAAAGGTTTTAAGGCTATGCTGAAAAATGCAGAGGGGGAAAAATGGACCGTGAATTGTATCCCTAATTCCCCTCAGTCACACATCCTTTCTGCAGGGTGGTATAAATTTGTATCTGCTAACCAAATCCGTATCGGGGATACTTGCATATTTGAGCTTTTGAGCCGGCACCAGATGATGGTTCACATTTTGAGGAAGAGATAA
- the LOC117638167 gene encoding uncharacterized protein LOC117638167 gives METTTMVNIKMIMALLLMVMMVFVGDAADTNSVYDPCSDAKIRRLDGFTFGLAFSKKDSFAFNQTQLSPCDSRLNLAGNNAQLAVFRPKVDEMSLLTINSSTFSPINAGGYMVAFAGRKYAARSLPTLVADDSNTITSFTLVLEFQRGTLQNLYWKKFGCKACSGDYSVCLNNEDCAVPNSKCKSSGGSFDCNLSIQLAFSGTDKHLQVLNSWYEVRNLRSYSLYGLFSKLLQ, from the exons ATGGAAACAACAACAATGGTGAATATCAAGATGATCATGGCCTTGCTGttgatggtgatgatggtgTTTGTTGGAGATGCAGCTGATACAAATAGTGTATATGATCCTTGCTCAGATGCAAAAATCCGGAGATTGGATGGTTTTACTTTTGGTCTTGCATTTTCAAAGAAAGACTCATTCGCATTCAACCAGACTCAGCTTTCACCCTGTGATAGTCGTCTAAACCTCGCAGGAAATAATGCACAACTTGCTGTGTTTAGGCCAAAGGTTGATGAGATGTCTCTCCTAACTATCAACAGCAGCACCTTCAGCCCG ATTAACGCTGGTGGCTATATGGTAGCGTTCGCCGGACGCAAGTATGCAGCAAGATCACTCCCAACATTGGTTGCTGATGATTCAAACACCATAACTAGTTTCACCTTG GTACTTGAATTCCAAAGGGGCACTCTTCAAAACTTGTATTGGAAGAAATTTGGGTGCAAGGCATGCTCCGGGGACTATTCTGTTTGCCTCAACAACGAAGATTGTGCTGTGCCAAACTCAAAGTGCAAAAGCAGTGGGGGATCTTTTGACTGCAATTTAAGCATACAGTTGGCATTCTCAGGAACAGACAAGCATCTTCAAGTGCTTAACTCCTGGTATGAGGTGAGAAATCTTCGAAGCTACTCGCTGTATGGCCTATTCTCCAAGCTTCTGCAGTGA
- the LOC117638164 gene encoding cell division cycle-associated 7-like protein, with the protein MVVQRNRGRGGNSEVNSEGTVDGTAGVSGYEQFRDQRIKENKERLQKLGLLDFSLKLKPKAAPPKRSQSQRDPSVQTKIHNSGSPPRRSSRLKTLAPVSYVEISKPKGKRETSGSVNICIKEGSQPEIYTEEHEKLLGDCRTSWTMGVDGYGEDRKRIYDGVKGETCHQCRQKTLGQHTHCCKCDLVQGQLCGDCIYTRYGENVIEANQNPDWVCPACRGICNCSLCRKAKGWEPTGNLYRKVSKLGYKSVAHYLIQTRRSQIKSETSGAEVAEEGSIPSAEPSSHDESLETAKSLDNSTIHQPVDLKHDDMGEGYFTAEEEMEEVHFMGIKHVDVDDVGKLDAVAAGDTVDGEAKEKPRRRTRVSRN; encoded by the exons ATGGTGGTTCAGAGAAATCGAGGCCGAGGAGGCAACTCGGAAGTGAACAGTGAAGGAACCGTAGATGGAACTGCAGGGGTTTCAGGGTACGAGCAGTTCAGGGACCAAAGGATCAAAGAGAACAAGGAGAGATTGCAGAAGCTGGGTCTTTTGGACTTCTCGCTGAAGCTCAAGCCGAAAGCTGCCCCTCCAAAACGTTCCCAGAGTCAGAGAGACCCTTCTGTTCAGACCAAAATCCACAACTCTGGGTCCCCCCCAAGGCGCTCTTCTAG gTTGAAGACTCTGGCTCCAGTAAGTTATGTGGAAATTAGTAAGCCtaaagggaagagagagaccTCAGGGAGTGTTAATATTTGTATCAAGGAGGGTTCACAGCCAGAGATTTATACAGAAGAACATGAGAAGCTGTTGGGGGATTGCAGGACAAGCTGGACCATGGGTGTGGATGGCTATGGGGAAGATAGAAAACGCATATATGATGGGGTTAAGGGAGAAACTTGCCACCAATGCAG GCAGAAAACTCTTGGCCAGCATACACATTGTTGCAAATGTGACTTGGTCCAAGGGCAGTTATGTGGAGATTGCATATACACGAG ATATGGAGAGAATGTGATTGAAGCCAACCAAAATCCTGATTGGGTTTGCCCTGCTTGTCGGGGCATCTGCAACTGCAGTCTTTGCCGTAAAGCAAAAGGGTGGGAACCCACTGGTAATCTGTATAGGAAG GTCTCAAAACTGGGTTACAAGTCGGTGGCACATTATCTTATTCAAACCCGCCGTTCCCAGATAAAATCAGAAACCTCAGGTGCAGAGGTTGCTGAAGAGGGATCAATTCCCTCAGCAGAGCCCTCTTCACATGATGAATCTCTGGAAACAGCCAAAAGCCTCGATAATAGCACAATACATCAACCCGTGGACTTAAAGCATGATGATATGGGAGAGGGTTACTTCACtgcagaagaagaaatggaagaGGTGCACTTCATGGGCATCAAGCATGTTGATGTCGATGATGTGGGTAAGCTAGATGCTGTTGCTGCTGGTGATACTGTTGATGGTGAGGCAAAGGAAAAGCCAAGGAGGAGGACAAGGGTGAGCAGGAACTAA